Proteins encoded by one window of Deltaproteobacteria bacterium:
- a CDS encoding DsbA family protein produces MNREARNERFPVSGIFTRVRMRWWSWRWCMQRLEGLCTLLLVLLFPPFVCSTAAAPTDVVATVDGQPILMREIDALSSIQLSKIHDTLAGLLARTVDRLIDERVRSLTPPETLAELSQLPVTPPVTDEEVESYRATHQKDMPGMSEGATSESGEQRALLRYYLEQKAREAAEAHIRQRLRHGHVIRLSLPRPHELETPVTQERQIAQVDSIWIRAAEFEQAAAWRLYQLRAEIYQERRRNLEPVIENVLFSNEARRRGIGVEALHAELSAKESVSEEEMRAFITAEQEAGRPVPSAERTQTYLEFRKAYDRRQALLKKLRETIPIKIFLKEPPIPHFPIADTGFAVLGAKRGKRLVVYTNYRCPACRTVQQEVDTLLSQDKKLRVIFHDFVPGFDPIATEAAYLTRCAAQWGVFARMRQELLSRETPNFGQRWYKESDLPQLLRRLRVKKRTEFLECLGTDVYKAIERDTADARTLGFEAPPAFIAEGVPLAGTPTAETLAQALEQGLKMQSQRNQAIENDAAPRARRRRGRWSSSEWIDEPRSRSNRQPGRARKQDVIVEDATSPRRKSRVRQAPPVTARPPVTKKAAPKPRRDKLFDME; encoded by the coding sequence ATGAACAGAGAAGCGAGGAATGAACGTTTCCCTGTGAGCGGAATATTCACGAGAGTGCGAATGCGGTGGTGGAGTTGGCGGTGGTGCATGCAACGGCTTGAAGGGCTGTGTACGCTCCTGCTTGTACTCTTGTTCCCTCCCTTTGTCTGTTCTACCGCTGCTGCGCCGACTGACGTTGTGGCCACAGTCGATGGTCAGCCGATCCTCATGCGTGAGATCGATGCTTTGTCGAGCATTCAGCTCTCTAAGATTCATGATACCCTCGCTGGACTATTAGCTCGCACGGTAGACCGTTTGATCGATGAACGAGTGCGTTCATTAACTCCGCCAGAGACACTTGCTGAGCTTTCTCAACTTCCAGTTACGCCACCAGTGACAGATGAGGAAGTGGAATCCTACCGAGCGACACACCAAAAGGACATGCCGGGAATGAGTGAAGGCGCTACGAGCGAGAGTGGGGAACAGCGTGCCCTACTGCGGTATTATCTTGAGCAGAAAGCGCGCGAAGCGGCAGAGGCACACATTCGCCAACGTCTTCGGCATGGACATGTGATTCGCTTGTCCCTTCCCCGCCCGCACGAGTTGGAAACGCCTGTAACCCAAGAACGCCAGATTGCCCAGGTTGATTCGATCTGGATCCGAGCGGCGGAGTTTGAACAAGCGGCAGCATGGCGACTCTATCAGTTGCGTGCCGAGATCTATCAGGAGCGGCGACGGAACCTGGAACCGGTCATTGAAAATGTGCTGTTCAGCAACGAAGCGCGACGACGCGGGATTGGCGTAGAAGCCTTGCATGCCGAATTGTCAGCCAAAGAATCAGTCAGTGAAGAGGAAATGCGCGCGTTCATCACTGCAGAACAAGAAGCCGGACGACCAGTACCATCGGCGGAACGGACGCAGACGTATTTAGAGTTCCGCAAGGCCTATGATCGACGCCAGGCGTTGCTGAAGAAACTCCGGGAAACGATCCCCATAAAGATTTTCTTGAAAGAGCCGCCGATTCCCCACTTTCCTATTGCCGATACAGGCTTTGCTGTTTTAGGAGCAAAAAGAGGCAAACGACTGGTAGTGTATACCAATTATCGCTGCCCGGCCTGCCGGACCGTGCAACAAGAGGTCGACACTCTCCTCAGTCAAGACAAAAAGCTTCGCGTTATCTTTCACGACTTCGTTCCTGGTTTCGACCCGATCGCGACTGAAGCGGCATATCTCACTCGCTGTGCTGCGCAGTGGGGAGTCTTTGCTCGTATGCGTCAAGAACTCTTGAGCCGTGAAACGCCGAATTTCGGACAGCGGTGGTATAAGGAGAGCGACCTGCCACAGCTTCTGCGCCGGTTGCGGGTCAAGAAGCGAACAGAATTTCTCGAATGCTTGGGAACGGATGTCTACAAAGCGATTGAACGTGATACAGCTGATGCGCGGACACTTGGCTTTGAGGCGCCGCCGGCATTTATTGCTGAGGGGGTTCCGTTAGCTGGAACGCCAACGGCAGAAACGCTTGCTCAAGCCTTGGAGCAGGGGCTGAAAATGCAGTCGCAACGTAATCAAGCGATAGAAAACGACGCCGCACCGCGCGCGCGACGACGACGGGGGCGATGGTCGAGTAGCGAATGGATTGATGAGCCAAGGTCGCGCAGCAACCGTCAACCAGGAAGGGCACGAAAACAAGACGTGATTGTCGAGGATGCAACATCGCCACGTCGCAAGTCACGAGTGCGCCAAGCACCACCGGTCACTGCCCGCCCGCCAGTCACCAAGAAAGCCGCTCCAAAACCGCGGCGGGATAAGTTGTTTGATATGGAGTAA
- a CDS encoding phosphotransferase family protein → MQHRHVASHECAKHHRSLPARQSPRKPLQNRGGISCLIWSKCIPVEREKTLSFRSDFSTLWSGRFYYAGQTGVALMAVELDGLQRQLQEFAVAHYGKEAVVSNVEVMPGHAGLSFGFRVDYQEGGQAKNESLVMRMPPKGVRQSGNTDVLRQVPLLNALKRHGVPVATVRWSGDDLRWFEVPYMMVGRLPGRTFSFSTPDPSFDLSAQAVAPRFQQIVGALAKTHQLDWQKDLPGWETPRALEAEIRFWDPILSKGAEQGWITQGEEVRNLLLQSIPADASIGLLHGDFQGTNFLFDGDTLNAVLDWEISGIGGQLLDLGWLIAFADPASWTGPCSPISSAPSAEQIVAWYEEGMQRKAKNVAWFRALAGYRFGAISCFNVMLHRRGKRHDPEWEVIAPSIPFLFGRAKEMVLSDQH, encoded by the coding sequence ATGCAACATCGCCACGTCGCAAGTCACGAGTGCGCCAAGCACCACCGGTCACTGCCCGCCCGCCAGTCACCAAGAAAGCCGCTCCAAAACCGCGGCGGGATAAGTTGTTTGATATGGAGTAAATGCATCCCCGTAGAGCGTGAAAAGACTCTCTCTTTTAGAAGTGATTTCAGTACGCTATGGTCAGGGCGGTTTTATTATGCTGGTCAAACAGGAGTCGCGCTAATGGCTGTCGAACTTGATGGGTTGCAACGCCAATTGCAGGAGTTTGCCGTTGCTCATTACGGCAAAGAGGCGGTAGTAAGTAATGTCGAAGTCATGCCCGGGCATGCAGGTCTGAGCTTTGGCTTTCGCGTTGATTATCAAGAAGGTGGTCAGGCAAAAAACGAGTCCTTGGTGATGCGTATGCCACCTAAAGGCGTGCGACAGAGTGGTAACACCGATGTGTTGCGCCAGGTCCCGTTGCTCAATGCATTAAAGCGTCATGGCGTGCCGGTGGCGACGGTGCGGTGGTCTGGGGATGACCTGCGTTGGTTTGAAGTGCCGTATATGATGGTCGGACGCTTGCCGGGCCGGACGTTTTCTTTCTCTACCCCCGACCCGTCTTTTGATCTGAGTGCGCAGGCTGTTGCACCGCGTTTTCAGCAAATTGTCGGTGCGTTGGCCAAGACCCATCAGCTCGATTGGCAGAAAGATCTGCCTGGCTGGGAAACGCCACGCGCGCTTGAGGCGGAGATTCGCTTCTGGGACCCCATCTTGTCCAAAGGCGCTGAGCAAGGATGGATCACACAAGGTGAAGAAGTGCGCAATCTCTTGCTCCAATCCATTCCTGCAGATGCATCGATTGGTTTGCTTCATGGTGACTTTCAAGGGACAAACTTCTTGTTTGATGGCGATACGCTGAATGCGGTATTGGATTGGGAGATTTCTGGTATCGGTGGGCAACTGCTTGATCTTGGCTGGCTGATTGCCTTCGCTGATCCAGCCAGTTGGACAGGCCCATGTTCGCCCATTTCCTCTGCACCATCAGCAGAACAAATAGTCGCCTGGTATGAAGAAGGCATGCAGCGTAAAGCAAAGAACGTTGCATGGTTCCGGGCGCTGGCAGGCTATCGTTTCGGAGCGATCAGTTGCTTCAATGTGATGCTACACCGCCGTGGCAAACGCCACGATCCTGAATGGGAAGTGATTGCGCCCTCGATTCCCTTCCTCTTTGGTCGGGCGAAGGAGATGGTGCTCAGTGATCAGCACTGA
- a CDS encoding Uma2 family endonuclease produces the protein MVAVPTPHRFTRDEYYRMGEAGLFADERVELLDGEIITMPPQNPPHAGKTNRLGALLFRLLGTTFSIRLQTPIVLDDWSEPEPDAAVCVLDPNDYVSRHPRADEIFLVIEIAESTLGYDRGRKVAAYAGSSIPEYWIVNLVDRRIEVFSDPDPAAQQYRQGRSVVPGDTLLLPGGVSLAVADIL, from the coding sequence ATGGTTGCTGTACCAACCCCGCATCGTTTCACCCGTGACGAATATTACCGCATGGGCGAAGCTGGACTCTTCGCTGACGAACGAGTGGAGTTGCTCGACGGAGAAATCATTACTATGCCGCCGCAGAATCCACCACATGCGGGAAAGACGAATCGGCTTGGCGCCCTTTTGTTCCGTTTACTGGGAACGACATTTTCTATCCGTCTTCAGACTCCAATTGTTTTGGATGACTGGAGCGAACCGGAACCTGATGCCGCGGTTTGTGTCTTAGACCCGAATGATTACGTATCTCGGCACCCTCGCGCAGATGAGATTTTCCTTGTGATCGAGATCGCAGAATCGACGCTCGGTTACGACCGTGGGCGGAAAGTCGCGGCGTATGCTGGTAGTAGTATTCCTGAGTATTGGATTGTGAACCTCGTCGACCGTCGTATCGAAGTGTTCAGTGATCCTGATCCTGCGGCTCAACAATATCGCCAAGGGCGGTCCGTCGTTCCCGGCGATACGTTGCTACTGCCAGGCGGCGTGAGCCTCGCGGTTGCGGACATTCTGTAG